From Skermanella sp. TT6, a single genomic window includes:
- a CDS encoding GTPase: protein MVEAMRLVRDALGDDAIIVATREEEGGVRLTAAIDDAEQPLLPPPSSHEPEQEPTAYGHGGRSWRREPEIDIVDLISDTLTRHGTPAGICDRLLNTIATYDTGDPVEALSGALDSIFTFQPLPHGRAPRPFMLIGPPGAGKTLTVAKLAARATLGGRKVGVITTDTVRAGGVDQLAAFTKLLKLKLLAVEDTDSLADALGVQRGVEQVLIDSAGRNPFDPDDMNDLGDLLNAADLEPVLVLPAGCDAAEAAEVGSAFRELGARRLLLTRLDMTRRLGSLLAIAYEARLSFSDISATPQVAEGLSALDAESLARLLLPSSVQHATRSAKQTGTFS from the coding sequence ATGGTTGAAGCGATGCGGCTCGTCCGCGACGCGTTGGGCGACGATGCCATCATCGTCGCGACGCGCGAGGAGGAGGGTGGCGTCCGCCTGACCGCCGCGATCGACGACGCGGAACAGCCGCTGCTGCCGCCGCCTTCCAGCCACGAGCCTGAACAGGAGCCGACCGCCTATGGCCATGGCGGCCGATCCTGGCGGCGCGAGCCGGAAATCGACATCGTCGACCTGATCTCCGACACGCTGACCCGCCACGGAACCCCCGCGGGCATCTGCGACCGCCTGCTCAACACCATCGCGACCTACGACACCGGCGATCCGGTGGAAGCGCTGAGCGGCGCCCTGGACAGCATCTTCACCTTCCAGCCGCTGCCCCACGGCCGCGCGCCCCGCCCCTTCATGCTGATCGGGCCGCCGGGAGCCGGCAAGACGCTGACCGTCGCCAAGCTGGCCGCCCGGGCCACCCTGGGTGGCCGCAAGGTCGGCGTCATCACCACCGACACGGTGAGGGCCGGCGGCGTCGACCAGCTCGCCGCCTTCACCAAGCTTCTGAAACTGAAGCTGCTGGCGGTCGAGGACACCGACTCCCTGGCCGACGCGCTCGGCGTCCAGCGCGGGGTCGAGCAGGTGCTGATCGACAGCGCCGGCCGGAACCCGTTCGACCCGGACGACATGAACGACCTCGGCGACCTGCTGAACGCCGCCGACCTGGAACCGGTGCTGGTGCTGCCGGCCGGATGCGACGCGGCAGAAGCTGCCGAGGTAGGATCTGCCTTCCGCGAACTGGGAGCGCGCCGCCTGCTGCTCACCCGGCTCGACATGACCCGGCGGCTGGGCAGCCTGCTCGCCATCGCGTACGAGGCGCGCCTGAGCTTTTCCGACATCAGCGCCACCCCGCAGGTCGCCGAGGGGCTGAGCGCGCTCGATGCCGAGTCTCTGGCACGCCTCTTGCTCCCCTCCAGCGTCCAGCATGCGACACGATCCGCCAAGCAAACGGGAACTTTCTCATGA
- a CDS encoding MinD/ParA family protein, whose amino-acid sequence MTEASSVFPANITPLRGHNVVAVASGKGGVGKTWFSITLTHALTKLGRRSLLFDGDLGLANVDIQLGLMPKRDLGSVVERRMSLQTAAERFEDGGFDIIAGRSGSGNLANLTVQRLNELRADLLEVARNYDAVVIDLGAGVDRTVRQLSGPAGITLVVTTDEPTSLTDAYAFIKVTHAANPNADLRVVVNMASSVREGERTYVTILKACQNFLKFSPPLAGIIRRDQKVRDAIRNQVPLLMRSPSSDAASDVRNLAAKLFTVP is encoded by the coding sequence ATGACCGAAGCATCCTCGGTTTTCCCCGCCAACATCACCCCGCTGCGTGGCCACAACGTCGTCGCCGTGGCGAGCGGAAAGGGCGGCGTCGGCAAGACCTGGTTCTCCATCACCCTGACCCACGCCCTGACCAAGCTGGGCCGGCGCTCCCTGCTGTTCGACGGCGACCTGGGTCTGGCGAACGTGGACATCCAGCTCGGGCTGATGCCCAAGCGCGACCTGGGATCGGTGGTCGAGCGCCGCATGTCGCTCCAGACCGCGGCCGAGCGGTTCGAGGACGGCGGGTTCGACATCATCGCGGGCCGCTCCGGTTCCGGCAACCTGGCCAACCTGACGGTCCAGCGGCTGAACGAGCTGCGTGCCGACCTGCTGGAGGTCGCCCGGAACTACGACGCCGTCGTGATCGACCTGGGCGCCGGCGTGGACCGCACCGTCCGCCAGCTGTCCGGCCCCGCCGGGATCACGCTGGTGGTGACGACCGACGAGCCGACCTCGCTGACCGACGCCTATGCCTTCATCAAGGTCACCCACGCCGCCAACCCGAACGCCGACCTGCGGGTGGTGGTGAACATGGCGAGCAGCGTGCGCGAGGGCGAGCGCACCTATGTGACGATCCTGAAGGCCTGCCAGAACTTCCTGAAATTCTCGCCGCCGCTGGCCGGCATCATCCGCCGCGACCAGAAGGTCCGGGACGCGATCCGCAACCAGGTGCCGCTGCTGATGCGCTCGCCCAGCTCCGACGCGGCCTCCGACGTGCGCAACCTGGCGGCAAAGCTGTTCACCGTGCCATGA
- a CDS encoding flagellar FliJ family protein: MSSGLHTLIRLHKWRLDEKRRALAELQTLADKLADDAGRLEAEIAAEQEIARASPEAGFGYGNFAKLSIERRKRLAQSIAQVQAQIAEATEEMAEAFQELKRYELAQEGRDKRDQAKRKQREDAALDEVALSGFMRRR; the protein is encoded by the coding sequence ATGAGCAGCGGCCTGCACACACTGATCCGCCTCCACAAGTGGCGCCTCGACGAGAAGCGCCGGGCCCTGGCCGAACTCCAGACCCTGGCCGACAAGCTGGCCGACGACGCCGGGCGCCTGGAAGCGGAGATCGCGGCGGAGCAGGAGATCGCCCGCGCCTCGCCGGAAGCCGGGTTCGGCTACGGCAACTTCGCCAAGCTGTCGATCGAGCGGCGCAAGCGCCTGGCGCAGTCCATCGCCCAGGTCCAGGCGCAGATCGCCGAGGCGACCGAGGAGATGGCGGAAGCCTTCCAGGAACTGAAGCGCTACGAACTGGCGCAGGAGGGCCGCGACAAGCGCGACCAGGCCAAGCGCAAGCAGCGCGAGGACGCCGCCCTGGACGAGGTGGCGCTCAGCGGCTTCATGCGCCGGCGCTAG
- the fliI gene encoding flagellar protein export ATPase FliI, translating to MRLQQSHFINEIERIPEYRYFGRVTAVLGLLVEVGGVERLLSIGGRCTIVARAGRRVPCEVVGFRQGRALLMPLGGLDGIGLGCKAEVTEGGPEVFPDESWLGRVVNALGEPIDGKGPLLNGKVGIPIRNNPPPAHSRRRVGEKIDLGVRAMNTFLSCCRGQRMGIFAGSGVGKSVLMSMLARYMSVDVNVIGLIGERGREVQEFITEDLGEDGMARSVVVVATSDEAPLMRRQSAYMTMSIAEYFRDRGKNVMCMMDSVTRFAMAQREIGLSAGEPPTTKGYPPTTFAELPRLLERAGPGVGEGNITGLFTVLVDGDDHNEPIADAVRGILDGHIVMERAIGERGRYPAINILRSVSRTMPGCNTDRENALVGRARRLLSAYNDMAEMIRLGAYRRGSDPLVDEAIEYNPAIEAFLKQGKRERTDMATGYAQLAEILGEPWP from the coding sequence GTGCGCCTCCAGCAAAGCCACTTTATTAACGAAATTGAACGCATACCAGAGTATCGCTACTTTGGGCGCGTAACGGCCGTGCTGGGCTTACTTGTGGAGGTAGGCGGCGTGGAGCGCCTGTTGTCGATCGGCGGACGCTGCACGATCGTCGCGCGGGCCGGGCGGCGGGTCCCCTGCGAGGTGGTCGGGTTCCGGCAGGGGCGGGCGCTCCTGATGCCGCTGGGCGGCTTGGACGGAATCGGACTCGGCTGCAAGGCGGAAGTCACCGAAGGCGGGCCGGAAGTGTTCCCCGACGAGAGCTGGCTGGGCCGCGTGGTCAACGCCCTGGGCGAGCCGATCGACGGCAAGGGTCCGCTGCTGAACGGCAAGGTCGGCATCCCGATCCGCAACAACCCGCCCCCCGCCCACTCCCGCCGCCGCGTCGGCGAGAAGATCGACCTCGGCGTGCGCGCCATGAACACCTTCCTGTCCTGCTGCCGCGGCCAGCGCATGGGCATCTTCGCCGGCTCCGGCGTCGGCAAGTCGGTCCTGATGTCGATGCTGGCGCGCTACATGTCGGTCGACGTCAACGTGATCGGCCTGATCGGCGAGCGCGGCCGCGAGGTGCAGGAATTCATCACCGAGGACCTGGGGGAGGACGGCATGGCGCGCAGCGTCGTCGTCGTCGCGACCTCGGACGAGGCGCCGCTGATGCGGCGGCAGTCGGCCTACATGACCATGTCGATCGCGGAGTATTTCCGCGACCGGGGCAAGAACGTGATGTGCATGATGGACAGCGTCACGCGGTTCGCCATGGCCCAGCGCGAGATCGGGCTGTCCGCCGGCGAGCCGCCGACCACCAAGGGCTATCCGCCGACCACCTTCGCCGAACTGCCGCGCCTGCTGGAGCGGGCCGGCCCCGGCGTGGGGGAGGGCAACATCACCGGCCTGTTCACCGTGCTGGTGGACGGCGACGACCACAACGAACCGATCGCCGACGCCGTGCGCGGCATCCTGGACGGCCACATCGTGATGGAGCGCGCCATCGGCGAGCGCGGCCGCTATCCCGCCATCAACATCCTGCGCAGCGTCTCGCGCACCATGCCGGGCTGCAACACCGACCGGGAGAACGCGCTGGTCGGCCGGGCGCGGCGGCTGCTGTCGGCCTACAACGACATGGCGGAGATGATCCGGCTCGGCGCCTATCGCCGGGGCAGCGATCCGCTGGTGGACGAGGCGATCGAGTACAATCCGGCCATCGAGGCCTTCCTGAAACAGGGCAAGCGCGAGCGTACCGACATGGCGACGGGGTATGCCCAGCTTGCCGAGATCCTGGGTGAACCCTGGCCATGA
- the ctrA gene encoding response regulator transcription factor CtrA, which produces MRVLLVEDDSSVAKSIELMLHSEGFIVDSTDLGEDGLEIGKLYDYDIIILDLMLPDIDGYEVLRRLRSARVTTPILILSGLSELDHKIKGLGVGADDYLTKPFDKRELIARIQAIVRRSKGHSDSVIRTGRLTVNLDTRTVEVDGQPLHLTGKEYGILELLSLRKGTTLTKEMFLNHLYGGMDEPELKIIDVFVCKLRKKLAQSTNGDNYIETVWGRGYVLRDPQEEAVSQKAQAAG; this is translated from the coding sequence ATGAGGGTTCTGCTGGTCGAAGACGACTCCTCGGTCGCCAAGAGTATTGAATTGATGCTGCATTCCGAGGGCTTCATCGTCGATTCCACCGATCTCGGTGAGGATGGGCTGGAGATCGGAAAGCTGTATGACTACGATATCATCATCCTGGACCTGATGTTGCCGGACATCGACGGCTACGAGGTCCTGCGCCGTCTGCGGTCCGCCCGGGTGACCACGCCGATCCTGATCCTGTCCGGCCTGTCGGAGCTGGACCACAAGATCAAGGGACTGGGCGTCGGCGCCGACGACTACCTGACCAAGCCTTTCGACAAGCGCGAGCTGATCGCCCGCATCCAGGCCATCGTCCGCCGCAGCAAGGGACATTCCGACAGCGTGATCCGGACCGGCCGCCTGACGGTCAACCTGGACACCCGCACCGTGGAGGTGGACGGCCAGCCGCTGCACCTGACCGGCAAGGAATACGGCATCCTGGAACTGCTGAGCCTGCGCAAGGGGACCACGCTGACCAAGGAGATGTTCCTGAACCATCTCTACGGCGGCATGGACGAGCCGGAGCTGAAGATCATCGACGTGTTCGTCTGCAAGCTGCGCAAGAAGCTCGCCCAATCGACCAACGGCGACAACTATATCGAGACGGTGTGGGGCCGCGGCTACGTGCTGCGCGATCCACAGGAAGAGGCGGTATCCCAGAAGGCCCAGGCGGCGGGGTGA